From Leptospira bouyouniensis, the proteins below share one genomic window:
- the mdoH gene encoding glucans biosynthesis glucosyltransferase MdoH — MIQLHRFLFFIVFIIPIIIGLSTFAQIISFGGVELTEYYQFITLLFLLPMLSYGATTSLFGFLISLLKKGDPLFRAKKIPENELDFQSIESVPVALVMPVYEENEVSIFARIKVIYESLETYHSLPKLDFFILSDTRTPEKWIKEEAAYLGLCEATGNYQKFHYRRRKSNLNGKSGNIADFCRRWGNRYEYMIILDADSLMSGDLIIQLIAMMQRNPKAGIIQTNSKLFRATTLFQKLTEFSSYLFSSYFLKGASFWQINVNSYWGHNAILRIKPFMEYCALPHLPEYGGLGGKILSHDTVEASLMRKAGFEVLCAYELEGSYEENPPNIIDVLKRDQRWCQGNMQHFWFLFGKKIPFINRIHILNGILSYLNSPIWLCYILLSLWNYIEESKFLNYSMLPEEFEYFKAQIYDPLYLKLLYLSLILLFLPRVLSYLSLPIRQIFQKFPAFFFETLFSILIAPIYMIYHSIFVVSIFLNKKISWGPQNRDAESSYPFSYVVSSFFGITILGLVSAYISYSYSLMLFFLTMPIWIGWTLSIPLVILTSREQKSFHSFFDLSYWKPNLALTNNLKEELSRNDQNRMEGKEIFYALVHPIFHKKHKQLQGNKSYRSKVSESITKDFEILLGEGPDRLDRKKMLNILSNRELLDLFFQKFWTSEKSKWGNYWKKIWEEINPSFFP; from the coding sequence ATGATCCAATTACATCGTTTTCTATTTTTCATTGTTTTTATAATACCAATCATCATCGGGTTATCTACATTTGCGCAAATCATCTCCTTTGGTGGAGTTGAGTTAACCGAGTATTACCAATTCATCACCTTACTTTTCCTTTTGCCCATGTTATCCTATGGAGCAACCACTTCCCTGTTTGGATTTTTGATCTCTCTCTTAAAAAAAGGGGATCCTTTATTCAGAGCAAAAAAAATCCCAGAAAATGAATTGGATTTTCAAAGTATCGAATCAGTTCCTGTTGCTCTTGTGATGCCAGTCTACGAGGAAAATGAAGTTTCGATCTTTGCAAGGATCAAAGTCATTTATGAATCACTCGAAACATACCATTCCCTTCCTAAATTAGATTTTTTCATCTTAAGTGATACGAGAACTCCAGAAAAATGGATCAAAGAAGAAGCCGCTTACCTTGGGTTATGTGAAGCAACTGGAAATTATCAAAAATTCCATTACCGAAGAAGAAAAAGTAACCTTAATGGGAAAAGTGGTAATATCGCTGATTTTTGTCGTCGTTGGGGCAATCGTTATGAGTATATGATCATCTTAGATGCTGATAGTTTGATGAGTGGAGACCTTATCATACAACTCATTGCCATGATGCAACGTAACCCGAAGGCAGGGATCATCCAAACCAATTCTAAATTATTTCGCGCAACAACACTTTTCCAAAAACTAACGGAATTTTCCTCTTACCTATTTAGTTCTTATTTCTTAAAAGGGGCTAGTTTTTGGCAGATCAATGTCAATAGTTATTGGGGGCATAATGCCATCTTACGCATCAAACCGTTTATGGAATACTGTGCCCTCCCTCATCTCCCGGAGTATGGTGGGCTCGGTGGAAAAATTCTAAGCCACGATACAGTGGAAGCAAGCCTTATGCGAAAGGCGGGATTCGAAGTTTTATGTGCTTATGAACTAGAAGGAAGTTACGAAGAGAATCCTCCGAATATCATCGATGTTTTGAAACGAGACCAAAGATGGTGCCAAGGGAACATGCAACATTTTTGGTTTTTATTTGGGAAAAAGATTCCATTCATCAATCGTATCCACATCTTAAATGGAATTTTGTCTTACCTCAATTCACCTATCTGGCTTTGTTATATTTTACTCAGTTTGTGGAATTATATAGAAGAAAGTAAGTTCCTCAATTACTCAATGTTGCCAGAAGAGTTCGAATACTTCAAAGCTCAGATTTATGATCCCTTGTATTTAAAACTTTTATATTTATCATTAATCCTTCTCTTTTTACCAAGAGTTTTAAGTTATTTGAGTTTACCGATCAGACAAATTTTCCAAAAGTTCCCAGCCTTCTTTTTTGAAACTTTATTTTCCATTCTCATCGCTCCGATCTATATGATTTACCATAGCATTTTTGTGGTGTCCATATTCCTAAACAAAAAGATTTCTTGGGGCCCGCAGAACCGTGATGCGGAATCAAGTTACCCATTCTCCTATGTGGTTTCTTCCTTTTTTGGAATCACCATCCTTGGACTTGTTTCTGCTTATATCAGTTACTCCTATTCCCTTATGCTTTTTTTCTTAACCATGCCCATTTGGATTGGTTGGACTCTCTCCATCCCTCTTGTGATTTTGACAAGTCGCGAACAAAAATCCTTTCATTCGTTTTTTGATCTATCGTATTGGAAACCGAATTTAGCACTAACAAACAATTTGAAAGAAGAACTCTCACGTAATGATCAGAATCGAATGGAAGGTAAAGAAATTTTTTATGCACTTGTGCATCCTATTTTCCACAAGAAACACAAACAATTACAAGGGAACAAATCCTACAGGTCAAAAGTTTCGGAATCAATCACAAAGGATTTCGAAATTTTACTTGGAGAAGGACCCGATCGTTTGGATCGAAAAAAAATGTTAAACATCCTTTCTAATCGAGAATTGTTAGATTTATTTTTTCAAAAATTTTGGACTTCTGAAAAATCCAAGTGGGGGAATTATTGGAAAAAAATTTGGGAAGAGATCAACCCATCTTTTTTTCCATAA
- a CDS encoding 7TM diverse intracellular signaling domain-containing protein — MIQGVLKFNLWLLFAFTFITSCTSKLPERPIIQYSFQNLTLEQVLSEEVSWSKPEEMKYNFGYWKRFVWVKFELINPSETPSQYILDIESPWVDEVVLAWKIHNTVESKVYKGTDSHELKEIPHRNPVFPIELSPNEKRSIYLKISNVGILSAPLRIWTRNTFFDRVERDYIANGIYFGIIIALLLYNLLIFVSVKEKAYLFYCLYLTTLLINYGLLGGFFKQLLMPEAYLNVKPYLNTSVNASLLFVGLFSLTFLNLKSLNPKLDRLILGSAVTIGVYSCFSFLIPYHWMEISFIYTFPYFLLLLVSSGIYSYLKGVKSSLFFVSAWVTLFVGVIVDSLTKASILPTTTFGRYGVQIGTAFEVILFSLALGRRLRFLLEENLSTQNQLSAIRKDFEIARRIQMRILPGELPKSEHVSAIISYLPLYDIGGDFYDYFDSNEHELGIVIADVTGHGVSAALDSSTVKIAFRNAKSFMHSPKELMTEMNRFLCTSLHARFVSAAYFYFDFDQMKLSFSSAGNPPLILIRDLEIQSVECPGLLLAVNPAFIYDQKEVLLKKGDRLLIFTDGLYENLKPNEDLYSILYPEILPLVGFAQNEFHQKLLGRLSAIRTVLKDDITFISLDIV, encoded by the coding sequence ATGATACAAGGGGTTTTAAAATTCAATCTCTGGCTACTCTTTGCTTTTACTTTTATCACAAGTTGTACTTCCAAATTACCGGAAAGGCCAATCATACAATATAGCTTTCAGAATTTAACCTTAGAACAAGTGCTAAGCGAAGAAGTGTCTTGGTCTAAACCAGAAGAAATGAAATATAACTTTGGTTATTGGAAACGATTTGTTTGGGTAAAATTCGAACTTATCAATCCTTCTGAAACGCCATCTCAATATATATTAGATATTGAATCACCTTGGGTTGACGAAGTTGTATTAGCTTGGAAGATTCATAACACAGTTGAATCTAAAGTATACAAAGGCACGGATTCTCATGAACTAAAAGAAATTCCACATAGAAATCCAGTTTTTCCGATCGAATTATCACCAAACGAAAAAAGGTCGATTTATTTAAAAATATCAAATGTTGGAATTCTATCAGCGCCACTTAGGATATGGACACGAAACACATTCTTTGACCGAGTGGAAAGAGACTACATTGCCAATGGCATATATTTCGGAATCATCATTGCTTTGTTACTCTATAATTTATTGATTTTTGTGAGCGTAAAAGAGAAAGCATATCTATTTTATTGTCTCTATCTTACTACGCTCTTAATCAATTATGGTTTGCTTGGTGGGTTTTTTAAACAATTGCTGATGCCTGAAGCCTATCTAAACGTTAAACCATACTTAAATACTTCAGTGAATGCATCTCTATTATTCGTAGGACTCTTCTCGCTTACATTTCTCAATTTAAAAAGTTTAAATCCAAAATTGGACAGATTGATTTTAGGAAGTGCTGTGACCATCGGAGTGTATTCCTGCTTTTCATTTCTCATCCCTTATCATTGGATGGAAATTTCTTTCATCTATACATTCCCTTATTTTCTTCTTTTGTTAGTTTCTTCTGGGATATATTCTTATTTGAAAGGAGTAAAGTCTTCGCTATTTTTTGTTTCAGCATGGGTAACATTGTTTGTGGGAGTCATTGTGGATTCACTGACAAAAGCATCCATACTTCCAACAACAACTTTTGGTCGATATGGTGTCCAAATTGGCACAGCATTTGAAGTGATTTTGTTTTCCCTCGCTCTCGGGCGAAGACTACGGTTTTTATTAGAAGAAAACTTATCTACTCAAAACCAGTTATCAGCAATTCGTAAAGATTTTGAAATTGCTCGTCGGATCCAAATGCGGATTTTGCCTGGAGAGTTACCGAAGTCGGAGCATGTATCTGCAATTATTTCTTATCTACCTCTCTATGATATCGGAGGTGATTTTTATGATTATTTTGACTCAAATGAACACGAATTGGGGATCGTGATTGCAGATGTAACTGGGCATGGAGTGAGCGCTGCATTAGATTCTTCTACTGTGAAGATTGCCTTTCGAAACGCAAAAAGTTTCATGCATTCTCCAAAGGAATTAATGACAGAGATGAATCGATTTTTATGCACGAGTCTGCATGCAAGGTTTGTCAGTGCTGCATATTTTTACTTTGATTTTGATCAGATGAAATTATCATTTAGTTCTGCTGGGAATCCTCCCTTAATTCTCATTCGAGATTTGGAAATACAGTCAGTCGAATGTCCTGGCCTCTTACTTGCAGTGAATCCTGCTTTTATCTATGATCAAAAGGAAGTCTTACTCAAAAAAGGCGATCGGTTATTGATTTTTACAGATGGATTGTATGAAAATTTAAAACCTAACGAAGATTTGTATTCCATCTTATATCCTGAAATTTTACCCCTTGTGGGTTTTGCACAAAATGAGTTTCACCAAAAATTATTGGGACGTTTGTCAGCTATTAGAACAGTTCTAAAGGATGACATTACTTTTATTTCACTCGATATTGTCTGA
- a CDS encoding pyrimidine/purine nucleoside phosphorylase: MSSFTSVTVLKSANIYFDGKVTSRTVLFPNGEKKTLGIMLPGEYEFGADQKEIMEIQSGKLSVLLPGSETWLQINGQATFEVPAGSKFKLKIETVTDYCCSYV, translated from the coding sequence ATGAGTTCATTTACATCCGTAACAGTACTAAAATCTGCAAATATCTATTTCGATGGCAAGGTGACAAGCCGCACCGTTTTATTCCCCAATGGAGAGAAAAAAACCCTTGGGATCATGTTGCCTGGTGAGTATGAATTTGGGGCGGATCAGAAAGAAATTATGGAAATCCAATCTGGTAAACTATCGGTATTGTTACCTGGATCCGAAACATGGCTTCAAATTAACGGCCAAGCTACCTTTGAAGTCCCTGCTGGATCCAAGTTCAAATTAAAAATTGAAACAGTAACAGATTATTGCTGTTCTTATGTTTGA
- a CDS encoding TetR/AcrR family transcriptional regulator: protein MRKNTYHHGDLKNSIIKSCHKLLQKKGMSDFSLREVANLSGVSHAAVYRHFQHKDEVLEILSAIGFDRLASLQKKVAKDKKNPDEYFVKLGLVYIQFALKNPNYYKLMFQTKREKESKQLKRSKLRSYAVLVHGCRFYLNAKKRKENHRSFALMSWSLVHGFSNLSLETNFPNSEGKRLNQSQIELAASILRYAT, encoded by the coding sequence GTGAGAAAAAACACCTACCATCATGGAGATTTAAAAAATTCCATTATAAAATCCTGCCATAAGTTACTTCAAAAAAAAGGAATGAGTGATTTTTCCCTTAGAGAGGTAGCCAATTTATCAGGAGTTTCTCATGCGGCAGTATACCGGCATTTCCAACATAAGGATGAAGTTTTAGAAATTTTATCGGCGATTGGATTTGATCGATTGGCTTCCTTACAGAAAAAAGTCGCAAAAGACAAAAAGAATCCTGATGAATATTTTGTGAAACTTGGACTCGTATACATCCAGTTTGCTCTGAAAAATCCCAATTATTATAAACTCATGTTCCAAACAAAACGAGAAAAAGAATCGAAACAATTAAAAAGGTCAAAACTGAGATCGTATGCCGTTCTCGTACATGGCTGTCGTTTTTACCTGAATGCTAAAAAAAGAAAAGAAAACCACAGAAGTTTTGCACTCATGTCTTGGTCACTTGTCCATGGATTTAGTAATCTAAGCTTAGAAACCAATTTTCCTAATTCCGAGGGCAAACGATTGAACCAAAGTCAAATTGAGTTGGCAGCATCGATACTACGGTATGCCACTTAA
- a CDS encoding ParA family protein gives MKIITVANIKGGTSKSTTAIHLALALSKKGSTLAIDMDPQADLSDFFFPEEPVEFFDSGNTLSVLNAETTLAESIKKSNDVDVLPSIIELSDLSYLASKDFSIIPRLKNVLSKTKYDYVVIDTPGSGSSENITSYLPASVILVPVTPSKWAVRTVAQVLKKVNEAERFDEQSKKKSVMILPSQWGTSQKQMDLLDKLRNIKSLKILEPIPKNDSIRDRTETGKPLQEGSAPWKAFENLAEILK, from the coding sequence ATGAAAATCATTACGGTTGCCAATATCAAAGGTGGAACTTCTAAATCCACCACCGCAATTCACCTAGCCCTCGCACTCTCAAAAAAAGGTTCTACTCTTGCGATCGACATGGACCCGCAAGCAGACCTTTCTGACTTCTTTTTCCCCGAAGAACCAGTTGAGTTTTTTGATTCCGGAAACACACTTTCTGTTTTGAATGCAGAAACAACTCTGGCAGAATCGATTAAAAAATCAAACGATGTAGATGTACTTCCTTCCATCATCGAACTCTCTGACTTAAGTTACCTTGCATCCAAAGATTTCTCCATCATCCCAAGACTAAAAAACGTACTTTCGAAAACTAAATATGATTACGTTGTCATCGACACACCTGGATCGGGATCTTCTGAAAATATCACCTCTTATTTACCAGCTTCTGTAATCCTTGTGCCAGTAACTCCTTCCAAATGGGCTGTGCGAACAGTGGCTCAAGTTTTAAAAAAAGTAAACGAAGCGGAAAGATTTGATGAACAAAGTAAAAAAAAGTCTGTTATGATCCTCCCCTCTCAATGGGGAACATCTCAAAAACAAATGGACCTTTTGGATAAATTACGAAATATCAAATCACTAAAAATTTTAGAACCAATCCCAAAAAACGACAGTATTCGGGACCGTACAGAGACCGGAAAACCTCTTCAAGAGGGAAGTGCTCCTTGGAAAGCTTTCGAAAATTTAGCGGAGATTCTTAAATAA
- a CDS encoding helix-turn-helix domain-containing protein, with protein sequence MKGKERTGVWVAQWIYDLDLNPNQIRLYAEIVSLDANDGCFASNEYFAKILRLKRDTVSRLISQLKEKGLLVQTRFDGRKRFLKPVLDTRVSSQSSTGKEKQKESLDRTKVGESFGSRSKAALYEGKVSCYTVQKQNTVQFDSLKTIEEKWNQFLKWITETMSESTRESLLQLKGPEELSGLQRRYWDRWIGTLKS encoded by the coding sequence ATGAAAGGGAAAGAAAGAACAGGAGTTTGGGTCGCACAATGGATTTATGATTTGGATTTAAATCCAAATCAGATTCGGTTGTATGCGGAAATTGTATCCTTGGATGCAAACGATGGGTGTTTTGCATCGAATGAATATTTTGCAAAGATCTTACGATTAAAGCGTGATACGGTATCGCGACTCATCTCTCAGTTGAAAGAGAAAGGTCTTTTAGTCCAAACCCGTTTTGATGGTAGGAAGCGGTTTTTGAAACCCGTGTTGGATACAAGAGTTTCATCCCAAAGTTCTACTGGAAAAGAGAAACAGAAGGAGAGTCTGGATAGGACGAAAGTAGGGGAGAGTTTTGGAAGCAGATCCAAGGCTGCCTTGTATGAAGGTAAGGTCTCTTGTTATACAGTACAAAAACAAAATACTGTACAATTTGATTCATTGAAAACAATAGAAGAAAAATGGAACCAGTTTCTTAAGTGGATAACAGAAACAATGTCCGAGTCAACTAGGGAATCACTTTTACAATTAAAGGGACCGGAAGAGTTGTCAGGGTTACAACGGCGGTATTGGGACCGGTGGATTGGAACCCTGAAGTCTTAG
- a CDS encoding PaaI family thioesterase, which yields MQTLSTQETQAILQEMTENFNHGGRKITVPPPIFVSMNAEIISYTKGKSITVSFPVTKDQTNPMGMMQGGVIAAAFDNAFGPLSYLVAKRPTTTIDMNIQYIRGVAVDQKVIVKASVEAKGFSTIHMVGEMRTEKDKLLATATTNLLILKIPGGVGE from the coding sequence ATGCAAACATTGAGCACCCAGGAAACCCAGGCCATTTTACAAGAAATGACCGAAAATTTTAATCATGGTGGAAGAAAAATCACAGTCCCACCTCCCATTTTTGTATCCATGAATGCTGAGATCATTTCCTACACAAAAGGAAAAAGTATAACAGTTTCTTTTCCAGTCACAAAAGACCAAACAAATCCTATGGGAATGATGCAAGGCGGAGTGATCGCTGCTGCATTCGATAATGCTTTTGGCCCTCTTAGTTACTTGGTGGCCAAACGCCCAACAACCACCATTGATATGAATATCCAATACATCCGGGGAGTAGCTGTAGACCAAAAGGTGATTGTGAAAGCTAGTGTCGAAGCAAAAGGATTTTCAACAATTCATATGGTAGGGGAGATGAGAACGGAAAAAGATAAATTGCTCGCGACTGCCACTACCAATTTATTGATTTTAAAAATTCCAGGTGGAGTTGGGGAGTAA
- a CDS encoding YegP family protein, with the protein MSAKFEIYKDKAGEFRFRLKAANGEIIASSEGYSSKQACENGVKSVKTNAADAGIDDQT; encoded by the coding sequence ATGTCAGCAAAGTTTGAAATCTACAAAGACAAAGCAGGAGAATTCCGATTCCGACTCAAAGCAGCCAATGGTGAAATCATTGCGTCTAGTGAAGGATATTCATCAAAACAAGCTTGTGAAAACGGCGTCAAATCTGTCAAAACGAATGCCGCTGATGCAGGAATCGACGATCAAACATAA
- a CDS encoding ParB/RepB/Spo0J family partition protein has product MKNKTNFNPADILSKASNRTSSLNPFLSSENSTQHQTIDIPIDLIITENNPRKTFNEASIRELADSISQYGLLQPIVVRKKAGKYELINGERRFRAHKLLKSKSIPAVVKNVEQIDITKLPEIKLVENLQREDLSEADLALSLQELKNRHKETNEQLAKRINKSAQWVKTKITHAEILKETSHNSNADKSHPIYQIPTSLFTEIAPLDVSNRKKAIDYLIKGLEKKGDFPSRSDLREYVRPLKPNKQTKAKPKLSQLELKDLKSKLAKIKEKISVLQNEKAMLEETIRKYKK; this is encoded by the coding sequence ATGAAAAACAAAACAAACTTTAATCCTGCCGACATTTTATCAAAAGCCTCAAACAGAACATCATCTCTTAACCCATTTTTAAGTTCTGAAAACTCGACACAACACCAGACAATTGATATCCCAATCGATTTAATCATCACAGAAAATAATCCGAGAAAAACTTTTAACGAAGCTAGTATCCGAGAACTTGCTGATTCCATTTCTCAATATGGATTATTACAACCAATCGTTGTCAGAAAAAAAGCAGGAAAATACGAACTCATCAATGGAGAAAGAAGGTTTAGGGCACACAAACTATTAAAATCCAAATCGATTCCTGCAGTGGTCAAAAACGTAGAACAAATTGACATCACTAAATTACCGGAAATCAAACTGGTTGAGAATCTCCAAAGAGAAGACTTATCGGAAGCCGACCTTGCCCTATCCCTCCAAGAATTAAAAAATCGTCACAAAGAAACGAACGAACAATTGGCAAAAAGAATCAATAAATCAGCTCAATGGGTAAAAACAAAAATAACTCACGCTGAGATTTTAAAGGAAACGAGTCATAACTCAAACGCTGATAAATCTCATCCAATTTACCAAATCCCAACAAGTCTATTTACAGAAATTGCGCCACTCGATGTTTCAAATCGAAAAAAAGCCATTGATTACTTGATCAAAGGACTGGAGAAAAAGGGTGACTTCCCTTCGAGAAGTGACCTTCGCGAATATGTACGCCCCTTAAAACCAAACAAACAAACAAAGGCAAAACCAAAACTCAGTCAATTGGAACTCAAAGACTTAAAATCTAAATTGGCAAAAATCAAAGAAAAAATATCTGTTTTGCAGAATGAAAAAGCGATGTTAGAGGAAACAATTCGAAAGTATAAGAAGTAA
- a CDS encoding YheT family hydrolase codes for MSLFKPIPLFSGPMVQSFMASFKSKADKAYGKNLKGEWRSVKTKKGVTLLARVHDVQSPKGIVILVHGWEGSIHSSYIIRTTKHFLAKDYSVYRLNLRDHGDTHHLNEGIFNGSLLEETYDAVLELAKSIKSKLPVYLAGFSLGGNFVLRMAGRHSMAKADQKIPGLKHCFAFSPALDPKLATIKMDNHPFLRKYFLKSWKSSLEKKGQLFPHLYSFHDLDRYESVMDLTEKMVKEFSQFRSVDEYFLSYTLNDLFFKTIKVPTTILTSMDDPVIPWKEFTEIPTSAYIDVVIEAKGGHCGFIEDWKRSSYYWRIMEKKMG; via the coding sequence ATGAGTTTATTCAAACCGATCCCTCTTTTTTCTGGCCCCATGGTACAGTCCTTTATGGCGTCTTTTAAGTCAAAGGCTGACAAAGCCTATGGGAAAAATCTGAAAGGGGAGTGGAGATCGGTAAAAACAAAAAAAGGTGTCACTTTACTCGCAAGAGTGCATGATGTTCAGAGTCCCAAAGGGATCGTCATCTTGGTGCATGGTTGGGAAGGCAGTATTCATTCCAGCTACATCATTCGAACCACCAAACATTTTTTAGCAAAAGATTATTCTGTATATCGATTGAATTTGAGAGATCATGGAGATACCCACCATTTAAACGAAGGGATCTTTAATGGAAGTTTATTGGAAGAAACTTATGACGCGGTGCTGGAATTGGCAAAGTCAATCAAGTCCAAACTTCCCGTGTACTTGGCCGGCTTTTCCCTTGGTGGAAATTTTGTACTCCGAATGGCAGGAAGGCATAGCATGGCCAAAGCGGATCAAAAGATTCCAGGGCTCAAACATTGTTTTGCCTTTAGCCCAGCTCTAGATCCAAAACTTGCCACCATCAAAATGGACAACCATCCATTCCTTCGGAAATATTTTTTAAAATCATGGAAATCTTCTTTAGAGAAAAAAGGCCAACTCTTTCCTCATTTGTATTCCTTTCATGATTTGGATCGATACGAATCGGTGATGGATTTAACAGAAAAAATGGTGAAAGAGTTTTCTCAGTTTCGTTCTGTTGACGAATATTTTTTATCTTATACTTTGAATGACCTCTTTTTCAAAACGATCAAAGTCCCAACCACCATTTTGACTTCTATGGATGATCCGGTGATCCCTTGGAAAGAGTTCACTGAAATCCCAACCTCCGCTTACATTGATGTGGTGATTGAAGCAAAAGGTGGTCACTGCGGATTCATTGAAGACTGGAAACGATCTTCGTATTATTGGAGGATTATGGAAAAAAAGATGGGTTGA
- a CDS encoding TetR/AcrR family transcriptional regulator produces MPVPQKISNKSDNKKQLARERSTERILASAIVLFSKHGFAQTTMEMIANHAKISKGLAYNYFKSKNQIFEHIIDSHLAKQERFYNNIPPNLSAKEYVREFFIRSIQFAKEERKTMVLISVCLFQPSAVSLSKKMIENVERRFAPFKEAMRERFRAYGIKDPDKEMIFIKTFLHGVIMSQHFNDTTTCTPTIIEMLLERYDSK; encoded by the coding sequence ATGCCAGTGCCTCAAAAGATTTCCAATAAATCCGATAACAAAAAGCAACTAGCAAGGGAAAGATCAACGGAGAGGATTTTAGCCTCTGCCATTGTCCTTTTCTCAAAACACGGATTTGCCCAAACGACTATGGAAATGATCGCAAATCATGCAAAAATTTCCAAAGGGTTAGCTTACAATTATTTTAAGAGTAAAAACCAAATCTTTGAACACATCATCGATTCCCATCTAGCAAAACAGGAAAGATTTTATAACAATATCCCACCTAACCTATCTGCGAAAGAATACGTAAGGGAGTTTTTCATTCGGTCCATCCAATTTGCAAAGGAAGAAAGAAAAACGATGGTTCTAATTTCTGTTTGTTTATTCCAACCAAGTGCCGTTTCCCTTTCCAAAAAAATGATCGAAAATGTGGAAAGGCGATTTGCTCCCTTTAAAGAAGCTATGCGGGAACGATTTCGGGCTTATGGGATCAAGGATCCTGACAAAGAAATGATATTTATCAAAACATTTTTACATGGTGTGATCATGAGCCAACATTTCAACGATACCACAACGTGTACTCCTACAATCATTGAAATGTTACTCGAACGTTACGATTCTAAATAA
- a CDS encoding helix-turn-helix domain-containing protein: MKTNRKGIWIPVWIENLNLSHSQTKLFAEIVSLHDNGGCFASNRYFSEILGLKADTISRLITSLKKLGILEQTGFDGRRRFLKPILQFQPRALEKNPSQTTETNVRNLQTTAANDSKPALDSCYVPSSTVQIKNTLHKITSFEEFKIWSEKTLSHSTHSKISHLNSPDSMEESLQKIWNQWMEKTKLKSNRLQIGIL, from the coding sequence ATGAAAACTAATCGAAAAGGAATATGGATCCCCGTTTGGATTGAAAATCTAAACCTATCCCATAGCCAAACAAAACTTTTTGCCGAAATCGTTTCGCTCCATGACAACGGTGGTTGTTTTGCATCGAATCGTTATTTCAGCGAAATCCTTGGCCTAAAAGCAGACACCATTTCGAGACTCATCACCTCACTTAAAAAATTAGGAATTCTCGAACAAACTGGTTTTGACGGAAGGAGACGTTTTTTAAAACCTATCCTTCAGTTCCAACCACGTGCATTGGAAAAAAATCCAAGCCAAACAACAGAAACAAACGTTAGGAATCTCCAAACCACCGCCGCAAACGATTCCAAACCAGCATTGGATTCTTGTTACGTCCCTAGTAGTACAGTACAAATAAAGAATACATTACATAAGATCACTTCGTTTGAAGAATTTAAAATTTGGAGTGAAAAGACTTTATCTCATTCAACACATTCCAAAATTTCACATTTAAACTCGCCGGATTCTATGGAAGAAAGTTTACAAAAAATTTGGAACCAATGGATGGAAAAAACTAAACTTAAATCCAATCGATTACAGATAGGTATTTTATGA